In the genome of Christensenella timonensis, one region contains:
- the lpdA gene encoding dihydrolipoyl dehydrogenase encodes MAEKYDVAVIGGGPAGYVSAIKAAMLGGKVILFEKDVVGGTCLNRGCIPTKSYIKTAETIEEIKNAGKRGIVNDPKTVVDMEQVVAYKDGVVKKLTGGVAGLLRSHGVTVISGEASLKDKTTVVCGGKEYAAAATLLCGGSVPGAIPIPGTELEGMLTSDTILDLKEVPGELCVIGGGVIGCEIATAFAAFGSKVTIVEYAQALIPMMDKELSAATEKSLKAAGITIMTATAVSQISKEGGKLTVKAGGNGIVCDKVLLCVGRKPDLSCLGSLSGEIKTEKRYVVVNEKMQTSIPNIYAPGDINGKSMLAHAAFKMGETAAKNALGAKERCKLSLVPSCVYTLPEVASVGMTEAEAVKTYGKDGILTGRFPFAANGRALACGHPEGLIKVIASKKYGELLGVHMMGAGVTEMIAEAASLMSAEVTVHEIAEIIHPHPTCSEAFMEACADALGKCIHLPKK; translated from the coding sequence GTGGCTGAAAAATATGACGTAGCCGTGATCGGCGGCGGCCCGGCGGGGTATGTATCCGCCATCAAGGCGGCAATGCTGGGCGGTAAGGTGATTTTATTTGAAAAGGATGTTGTGGGCGGTACATGCTTGAACCGTGGATGCATCCCAACGAAATCGTATATCAAGACGGCGGAAACGATCGAAGAGATCAAAAACGCAGGAAAGCGCGGGATCGTAAACGACCCCAAAACCGTTGTCGATATGGAGCAGGTCGTAGCGTATAAGGACGGTGTAGTAAAGAAGCTGACAGGCGGTGTGGCGGGATTGCTGCGCTCGCACGGCGTGACCGTAATAAGCGGTGAAGCCTCGTTAAAGGACAAAACGACGGTTGTATGCGGCGGCAAGGAATATGCAGCGGCGGCGACCCTCCTTTGCGGCGGCTCCGTGCCGGGGGCGATCCCGATCCCCGGTACGGAGCTTGAGGGCATGCTCACGAGCGATACGATCCTTGACCTGAAAGAAGTTCCGGGAGAGCTGTGCGTGATCGGCGGCGGTGTGATCGGGTGCGAGATCGCGACGGCGTTTGCGGCGTTCGGCAGTAAGGTGACGATCGTGGAATATGCACAGGCGCTTATTCCTATGATGGACAAAGAGCTGTCCGCGGCGACAGAAAAGTCGCTTAAGGCGGCGGGGATCACGATCATGACCGCAACGGCAGTTTCACAGATCAGTAAAGAGGGCGGTAAGCTTACAGTAAAAGCAGGCGGCAATGGCATCGTGTGCGACAAAGTATTGCTGTGCGTAGGCAGAAAGCCCGACCTTTCGTGCCTCGGCAGTTTAAGCGGAGAGATCAAAACGGAAAAAAGGTATGTTGTCGTCAATGAAAAAATGCAGACCAGTATTCCCAATATTTATGCGCCGGGAGATATCAACGGAAAAAGCATGCTGGCGCACGCGGCGTTCAAAATGGGTGAGACCGCGGCGAAAAACGCGCTGGGCGCGAAGGAAAGATGCAAACTTTCCCTTGTGCCGTCATGCGTTTATACATTGCCCGAGGTCGCAAGCGTCGGGATGACCGAGGCAGAAGCGGTCAAAACGTACGGCAAGGATGGGATACTGACCGGACGTTTCCCCTTTGCCGCGAACGGACGCGCCCTTGCATGCGGGCATCCGGAAGGATTGATCAAGGTGATCGCGAGCAAAAAATATGGCGAACTGCTGGGCGTACATATGATGGGCGCGGGGGTGACGGAGATGATCGCCGAGGCGGCCTCGCTGATGAGCGCCGAGGTCACCGTGCACGAGATCGCGGAAATCATCCATCCGCATCCGACGTGCAGCGAAGCTTTTATGGAGGCTTGTGCCGATGCGCTTGGTAAATGTATCCATTTGCCGAAGAAATAG
- a CDS encoding acyl-CoA dehydrogenase family protein → MDFKLPKTHILLQDLYRKFAQTEVKPLAREMDETETYSMELIKKMQKCGFFGIPYSKKYGGGGADVLAYVLCMEEMSKVDASTGITISVHTSLCCSCINEYGTEEQKQKFLRPLVDGHKVGCFSLTEPNAGSDASGQQTTAVRDGDHYVINGSKVFTTNSGFADTFIVFALTDKAAGTEGISAFIVDAKTPGITVSANIPRMGIRAASNCEVALQNVCVPAENRLRKEGEGFEIAMNALDGGRIGIGAQSVGIAQGALDEAIAYVKERKQFGRPIAAFQNTKFKIAELQTKIDAARLMVWRAALAKDAHEDYSALAAMCKLFASEVANDVTRACVQLFGGYGFSREYPVERMMRDAKITEIYEGTSEVMKMVISGSMKIR, encoded by the coding sequence ATGGATTTCAAATTACCGAAAACACATATATTATTGCAGGATCTGTACCGGAAATTCGCACAGACAGAAGTGAAGCCGCTCGCCCGCGAGATGGATGAGACGGAGACATATTCGATGGAGCTGATTAAAAAGATGCAGAAGTGCGGATTCTTCGGCATCCCGTATTCCAAAAAATACGGCGGCGGCGGCGCGGACGTACTGGCGTATGTGCTGTGCATGGAGGAAATGTCCAAGGTGGACGCGAGCACGGGCATCACGATCTCGGTGCATACGTCGCTTTGCTGCTCGTGCATCAACGAATATGGCACGGAGGAGCAAAAGCAGAAATTTTTGCGCCCGCTGGTGGACGGACACAAGGTCGGCTGCTTTTCGCTGACGGAACCGAACGCGGGATCGGACGCGTCGGGACAGCAGACGACGGCGGTGCGCGACGGGGATCATTATGTGATCAACGGTTCCAAAGTATTCACCACCAATTCCGGGTTTGCGGATACGTTCATCGTGTTTGCGCTGACGGACAAGGCCGCGGGTACGGAAGGAATATCCGCCTTTATCGTGGATGCGAAAACGCCGGGCATTACGGTGAGCGCAAATATCCCGCGTATGGGCATCCGCGCGGCATCCAACTGTGAGGTGGCGCTGCAAAACGTATGCGTCCCGGCGGAAAACAGGCTGCGCAAAGAGGGCGAAGGGTTCGAGATCGCGATGAACGCGCTGGACGGCGGACGCATCGGCATCGGCGCACAGAGTGTGGGTATCGCGCAGGGCGCGCTGGACGAGGCAATCGCGTATGTCAAGGAACGCAAGCAGTTCGGCAGGCCGATTGCAGCGTTCCAGAACACGAAATTCAAAATCGCGGAGCTGCAGACAAAGATCGACGCGGCACGGCTGATGGTATGGCGGGCTGCGCTTGCAAAGGACGCGCACGAAGACTATTCGGCGCTGGCGGCAATGTGCAAGCTGTTTGCTTCCGAAGTAGCCAATGACGTGACGCGTGCATGCGTACAGCTTTTTGGCGGCTACGGGTTCTCGCGCGAATATCCGGTGGAGCGCATGATGCGCGACGCAAAGATCACGGAAATCTATGAGGGAACGTCGGAGGTCATGAAGATGGTCATTTCGGGTTCCATGAAAATACGATAA
- a CDS encoding electron transfer flavoprotein subunit beta/FixA family protein: MKIAVCIKQVPDTSEVELDPETNTLVRTGLPSIINPDDKSGIEAALALKAMAGEGSSVTVVSMGPPQAEMALLEALAMGCDEAFLVSDRKFGGSDTLATSTILAASLKKIGYDLIVTGRQAIDGDTAQVGPQIAEHLGIPQVSYVQEVELEDGAIIALRQFEDRYHKVRVKLPCLLTAITELSKPRYMTVGGVIDAEKKPIHHLDFEALGDLLDPAAIGLKGSPTNVVKSYTKEQKSAGALLKGLTVDAAVNAIMATLKENHIV; the protein is encoded by the coding sequence ATGAAAATAGCAGTATGTATCAAACAGGTGCCTGATACCAGCGAAGTGGAACTCGATCCGGAAACGAATACGCTGGTCAGGACAGGGCTTCCCAGCATCATCAACCCGGACGATAAATCGGGCATCGAGGCAGCGCTTGCTTTAAAGGCAATGGCGGGTGAAGGCAGCAGCGTAACGGTCGTATCGATGGGGCCGCCGCAGGCGGAAATGGCGCTTTTAGAAGCGCTTGCCATGGGCTGTGACGAGGCGTTTTTGGTATCCGACCGTAAATTCGGGGGATCGGACACGCTGGCGACATCCACCATTCTTGCGGCCAGCCTGAAAAAGATCGGCTATGACCTGATCGTAACGGGACGGCAGGCGATCGACGGGGATACGGCTCAAGTGGGGCCGCAGATCGCAGAACATTTAGGCATCCCGCAGGTATCGTATGTGCAGGAAGTGGAACTGGAGGACGGCGCGATCATAGCTTTGCGGCAGTTTGAGGACCGCTACCACAAGGTGCGCGTGAAGCTGCCCTGCCTCCTGACAGCGATCACAGAACTCTCTAAGCCGCGGTATATGACGGTGGGCGGCGTGATCGACGCGGAGAAAAAGCCCATCCATCATTTGGATTTTGAAGCGCTGGGGGATCTTCTCGACCCGGCGGCGATCGGGCTGAAAGGATCGCCGACCAACGTCGTGAAATCTTATACTAAGGAACAGAAATCGGCGGGTGCGCTGCTGAAAGGCCTGACGGTTGACGCGGCTGTTAATGCGATCATGGCGACGCTCAAAGAAAACCACATTGTATAA
- a CDS encoding nitroreductase family protein: MEFLEGIKGRRSVRKFKDAPVGHDVLKRIVETAACAPSWKNTQIARYIVVEDKTLKNEIAEGCVMDFAFNAATIKNAPALVIVTYIAGRSGFERDGSFSTSKEDRWEMFDAGIASQTFCLAAYNEGVGSVIMGIFDEDKVGKAAGVPEGQKVAALIPVGYPDEQPQMPKRKTVEELVSFK; the protein is encoded by the coding sequence ATGGAATTTTTGGAAGGGATCAAGGGAAGAAGGAGCGTCCGTAAGTTTAAAGACGCGCCGGTAGGCCATGATGTGCTCAAGCGGATCGTGGAAACGGCCGCATGTGCGCCGTCATGGAAAAACACACAGATCGCGCGCTATATCGTCGTGGAAGATAAAACGCTCAAAAACGAGATCGCGGAAGGCTGCGTGATGGATTTTGCCTTCAATGCGGCGACCATCAAGAACGCGCCCGCGCTTGTGATCGTCACGTACATTGCGGGACGCAGCGGGTTTGAACGCGACGGGAGTTTTTCTACGAGCAAGGAAGACCGTTGGGAAATGTTTGACGCAGGCATCGCGTCACAGACGTTTTGCCTGGCCGCATATAACGAAGGCGTGGGCAGCGTGATCATGGGGATATTTGACGAGGACAAGGTAGGCAAGGCCGCAGGAGTGCCCGAAGGGCAGAAGGTCGCTGCGCTCATCCCTGTCGGATACCCGGACGAACAACCGCAAATGCCCAAAAGAAAGACGGTCGAGGAACTGGTCAGTTTTAAATAA
- a CDS encoding NYN domain-containing protein produces the protein MDNNDKRIAVLIDADNVSDKYVKLIFDEISNYGTPTYKRIYGDWTTTQNSSWKKVLLDYSIAPIQQYGYTKGKNSTDSALIIDAMDILYSGNVDGFCIVSSDSDFTRLAARLRESGMLVIGMGEQKTPAAFIAACEIFRYLEVLAQSTDENTEAAAEETDKEEKAGPAKANKQQLTRAIKAIVNDISDDDGWAFLGAVGNRLNKRYPDFDSRNYGYAKLTQLVEALKQFDIDTRKTANPHIKHKFIRNKQDARQSKKTR, from the coding sequence ATGGATAACAATGATAAAAGGATTGCGGTATTGATCGATGCGGACAACGTGTCCGATAAGTACGTCAAATTGATCTTTGACGAGATTTCAAATTACGGTACGCCCACATACAAGCGTATTTACGGCGACTGGACGACCACGCAGAATTCTTCCTGGAAGAAGGTACTGCTCGATTATTCCATTGCGCCCATCCAGCAATACGGCTATACCAAAGGCAAAAATTCAACGGATTCCGCGCTCATCATCGATGCGATGGATATCCTGTATTCCGGCAATGTAGACGGGTTCTGCATCGTGTCGAGCGACAGCGATTTCACGCGTCTCGCCGCGCGCCTGCGTGAATCCGGCATGCTTGTGATCGGCATGGGCGAGCAGAAAACGCCCGCAGCGTTCATTGCTGCCTGTGAGATATTCAGGTATCTGGAGGTGCTCGCGCAAAGCACGGATGAAAATACCGAAGCTGCTGCGGAGGAAACCGACAAGGAAGAAAAGGCCGGCCCCGCCAAAGCGAATAAGCAGCAGCTGACACGTGCCATCAAGGCGATCGTCAACGATATCTCGGACGACGACGGCTGGGCGTTTTTGGGCGCGGTAGGCAACCGCCTCAATAAGCGATACCCGGATTTTGACTCGCGCAATTATGGCTATGCGAAATTGACACAGCTTGTGGAAGCATTAAAGCAGTTCGATATCGATACGCGTAAAACAGCCAACCCGCATATCAAGCACAAATTCATACGCAATAAGCAGGACGCAAGGCAAAGCAAAAAGACCCGCTGA
- the iorA gene encoding indolepyruvate ferredoxin oxidoreductase subunit alpha yields MGNEAIALGAIRAGVNLVCGYPGTPSTEVLETVAKHNPGDIHVEWSTNEKAAMEVGGGASFSGARVLVTMKQMGLNVAADPLMCLSYLGTKGGMVVMVADDPGPISSQTEQDTRHFAQFANLPVLDPATPDEAYRMVQEGFRISERWGLPVILRATTRVCHSYASIEAEQRTQTHAYGGFEKDPRWVIFPSLSYKNHGLLEQKQKDIAEAFSRSEWNTSVGNGKIGIVSGGAAYNYAKEAIAELGADVTLLKIGTPYPFPADFMLGEMEALDKVLVVEDLDAVIEDSLHELAGKHRLEWNVYGKGTGNLPVNGEYTHEMVRAAIAAFCGIDDIEAQEESAPELPVRPPVLCAGCPHRASFYAVKQAMKGTPAVFTGDIGCYTLGNAKPLDMADTCLCMGAGITVAQGLCHMEPDKKYFAFIGDSTFFHTGIPGVINAVYNKADITVVVLDNSTTAMTGHQPHPGTGTTMMGEKSAPVSIEGMLRACGVSYVKTVDPLDFELAKQTAREAAGHKGVSAIVFKSPCIALFKPEKEYAVDEDTCISCKKCIREIGCPAISLREGTVAVEPSLCYGCGLCTYVCPVDAIKEAKG; encoded by the coding sequence ATGGGAAATGAAGCGATCGCCTTAGGCGCGATCCGTGCGGGCGTGAACCTGGTGTGCGGATATCCGGGAACGCCGTCGACGGAGGTGCTGGAAACGGTCGCAAAACATAATCCGGGCGACATCCACGTGGAGTGGTCGACCAACGAAAAAGCCGCTATGGAAGTGGGCGGCGGCGCGAGCTTTTCAGGCGCGCGGGTATTGGTGACCATGAAGCAGATGGGGCTTAATGTGGCGGCTGACCCGCTGATGTGCCTTTCTTATTTAGGGACCAAGGGCGGTATGGTTGTGATGGTCGCGGACGACCCGGGGCCGATCTCGTCGCAGACGGAACAGGATACGCGGCACTTTGCGCAGTTTGCGAACCTGCCTGTACTTGACCCTGCAACGCCGGACGAAGCGTACCGCATGGTGCAGGAGGGATTCCGTATTTCGGAGAGGTGGGGCCTGCCCGTTATTTTGCGGGCGACGACGCGCGTATGCCATTCGTATGCCTCCATCGAAGCGGAGCAACGCACGCAAACGCATGCCTATGGCGGATTTGAAAAAGACCCGCGCTGGGTGATCTTCCCCAGCCTTTCTTATAAGAACCACGGGCTGCTGGAGCAAAAACAAAAGGACATCGCCGAGGCGTTCTCGCGGTCGGAATGGAATACTTCTGTTGGGAATGGAAAAATAGGTATCGTAAGCGGCGGCGCGGCGTATAACTATGCAAAGGAAGCGATCGCGGAACTTGGCGCGGACGTAACGCTTTTAAAGATCGGTACGCCGTATCCGTTTCCTGCGGATTTTATGCTGGGGGAGATGGAAGCGCTCGATAAGGTGTTGGTGGTCGAAGACCTTGACGCGGTGATCGAGGACAGCCTGCACGAGCTGGCGGGAAAGCACCGGCTGGAATGGAATGTTTACGGAAAAGGGACAGGCAACCTGCCTGTAAACGGGGAATATACGCATGAGATGGTGCGAGCAGCGATTGCGGCGTTTTGCGGCATCGACGATATAGAGGCGCAGGAGGAAAGCGCGCCCGAGCTTCCAGTGCGTCCGCCGGTGCTGTGCGCGGGATGCCCGCACAGGGCGTCGTTTTACGCGGTCAAGCAGGCAATGAAGGGAACGCCCGCAGTGTTTACCGGGGATATCGGCTGTTATACGCTGGGCAACGCGAAGCCGCTCGATATGGCGGACACCTGCCTGTGCATGGGCGCGGGCATCACGGTGGCGCAGGGGCTTTGCCACATGGAGCCGGACAAGAAGTATTTTGCGTTCATTGGGGATTCCACATTTTTCCACACGGGGATACCGGGGGTGATCAACGCGGTATACAACAAGGCGGATATCACGGTGGTGGTACTTGACAACAGTACGACGGCCATGACGGGACACCAGCCGCACCCGGGTACGGGCACGACGATGATGGGTGAAAAGTCAGCGCCGGTGAGCATCGAAGGAATGCTGCGCGCATGCGGCGTTTCGTATGTGAAAACAGTCGACCCGCTCGATTTTGAGCTGGCGAAGCAGACGGCAAGGGAAGCGGCGGGGCACAAGGGCGTTTCTGCGATCGTATTTAAGTCGCCGTGCATTGCGCTTTTCAAGCCGGAAAAGGAATATGCGGTCGACGAGGATACATGTATTTCGTGTAAGAAATGCATCCGCGAGATCGGCTGCCCGGCGATCTCTTTGCGGGAGGGGACAGTGGCCGTCGAACCGTCGCTTTGCTACGGCTGCGGGCTGTGCACATATGTTTGCCCTGTGGATGCGATCAAGGAGGCGAAGGGATGA
- a CDS encoding indolepyruvate oxidoreductase subunit beta, which yields MKCDVLVAGVGGQGTILASRLIAQSAMEDGCFVRSSETIGMAQRGGSVVSHVRVDGEDKSSVIPLHTADLLLAFEPAEAARVLPRLKKGGKAVVNTQRVIPVTASLSGKPYDLDEIKGYIGRHADAYFIDAYGIAKACGNPKTVNIVLIGAAIGIGAIPFSLERMRGLLTRTLPQKILDINLKALGAGYDSVQ from the coding sequence ATGAAATGTGATGTGTTGGTCGCCGGAGTGGGCGGACAGGGAACGATCCTGGCTTCGCGGCTGATCGCGCAGTCTGCGATGGAGGACGGGTGCTTTGTGCGGTCGTCAGAGACCATTGGCATGGCGCAGCGCGGCGGGAGCGTGGTAAGCCATGTGCGCGTGGACGGGGAGGACAAGAGCAGCGTGATCCCCCTGCATACGGCAGACCTGTTGTTGGCGTTTGAGCCGGCGGAAGCGGCCCGCGTTTTGCCGCGCCTGAAAAAAGGCGGCAAGGCAGTGGTGAATACGCAGCGGGTGATCCCTGTGACGGCTTCGCTGTCCGGCAAGCCTTATGATCTTGATGAGATCAAGGGATATATCGGCAGGCATGCGGACGCGTACTTTATCGATGCGTACGGCATTGCAAAGGCGTGCGGAAATCCGAAAACCGTGAATATCGTACTGATCGGCGCGGCGATCGGGATCGGGGCGATCCCCTTTTCGCTGGAGCGCATGCGTGGGCTGCTTACGCGCACGCTGCCGCAGAAGATACTTGATATCAATTTAAAGGCGCTTGGGGCGGGATATGATTCCGTACAATAG
- a CDS encoding phenylacetate--CoA ligase family protein: MDERQFGLLSRQLKNVSGNSAFYKQKFLECGFDPRDVKGPEDIAKIPFTDKADLRAAYPLGLMAVGEEEVVRIHSTSGTTGEPVIIPYTRQDVEDWCEMFRRCYEIAGVANTDRVQITPGFGLWTAGIGFEAGCEALGAMAIPMGPGNTEKQLKMMTDLKTTVLGSTSSYALLLAEQVEKLGLKDKIALKKGIIGSERWSDKMRRRIREGLGIELFDIYGLTEIYGPGISIDCECHQGLHYFDDFLYMEIIDPDTGENVPDGQYGEIVITTLKKQGAPLLRYRTHDMSRIIPGKCACGRRYPRHDRILGRTDDVVKVKGVNIHPSQIDMLLKGIGQVSSEYMVTLDKVGSADRMVLQFEVEDGADLCEMGEVVAREFKRRIGIRIDAQAVKLGGLPRSEKKTKRIHDLRYQ, encoded by the coding sequence ATGGACGAGAGGCAATTCGGGCTGCTGAGCAGGCAGCTCAAAAATGTGAGTGGGAACAGCGCGTTTTATAAGCAGAAATTCCTGGAATGCGGGTTTGACCCGCGCGACGTAAAGGGGCCGGAGGACATAGCCAAAATACCGTTCACGGACAAGGCCGACCTGCGGGCGGCATATCCGCTGGGACTCATGGCGGTGGGCGAAGAAGAAGTAGTGCGCATCCATTCCACGTCGGGAACGACGGGCGAGCCGGTCATCATCCCCTATACGCGGCAGGATGTTGAGGACTGGTGCGAAATGTTTCGCAGGTGCTATGAGATCGCGGGCGTGGCCAATACGGACAGGGTACAGATCACACCGGGGTTTGGCCTGTGGACGGCGGGCATCGGCTTTGAGGCGGGATGCGAGGCGTTGGGAGCAATGGCTATACCGATGGGGCCGGGCAACACCGAAAAACAGCTGAAAATGATGACGGATTTGAAGACGACGGTGTTGGGGTCTACCTCCTCGTATGCGCTGCTGCTTGCGGAGCAGGTGGAGAAATTGGGATTAAAGGACAAGATCGCGCTCAAAAAAGGGATCATCGGTTCGGAGCGGTGGAGCGATAAAATGCGAAGGCGTATCCGTGAGGGGCTGGGCATCGAACTATTCGATATCTATGGATTGACGGAAATCTATGGGCCGGGTATTTCCATTGATTGTGAATGTCACCAGGGGCTGCATTATTTCGATGATTTTTTGTATATGGAGATCATCGATCCGGACACGGGGGAAAACGTACCGGACGGGCAGTATGGCGAGATCGTGATCACGACGCTCAAAAAGCAGGGCGCGCCGCTTCTTCGGTACCGGACGCACGATATGTCGCGTATCATCCCGGGAAAATGTGCGTGCGGGCGGAGATATCCGCGGCACGACCGGATTTTGGGACGCACGGACGATGTGGTGAAGGTCAAGGGCGTGAACATCCATCCGAGCCAGATCGATATGCTTTTAAAGGGCATCGGGCAGGTGAGCAGCGAATATATGGTAACGCTTGACAAGGTGGGCAGCGCAGACCGTATGGTGTTGCAGTTTGAAGTGGAGGACGGCGCGGATTTGTGCGAAATGGGCGAGGTTGTCGCGCGTGAGTTCAAAAGGCGTATCGGCATCAGGATCGACGCACAGGCAGTCAAGCTGGGCGGCCTGCCGCGCAGCGAAAAGAAAACGAAGCGGATACACGACTTGCGCTATCAGTAA
- a CDS encoding Gfo/Idh/MocA family protein, whose amino-acid sequence MLKVGICGCGSISEFRHIPEYADRPDVVLAGYFDTARERAEKSAQRYGGKVYDTAQALLLDPAIDAVSICSSNKYHYEQVMAALKAGKHVLCEKPMTTDTKKAAEMNAAAEKAGKKLMIAENFRVAPAHLKAKKLVEAGEIGNIQTFRAVFGHRGPEFWSAEKKDTWFFKKDQCFVGCTGDLGIHKIELLRWLLGSEVKRLAARIATLEKKDGDGNPIGVEDNAVTLLEFDSGIFGTLAASWTYQGDEDHSTVLYGSEGTMKIYDHPQFPITVTRSDGEKSYYETGRIPTNDAQFKTGIIDAFVDCVINDTPPLVSGRDGMEDLRVVETILRAAQSGQWEENK is encoded by the coding sequence ATGTTGAAGGTAGGAATCTGTGGGTGCGGTTCTATTTCGGAGTTTCGGCACATCCCGGAATATGCGGACAGGCCGGATGTTGTCCTTGCGGGGTATTTTGATACGGCAAGGGAACGGGCGGAAAAAAGTGCACAGCGCTATGGCGGGAAGGTCTATGATACGGCGCAGGCATTGCTCTTAGATCCTGCAATCGATGCGGTGAGCATATGCAGCTCGAACAAATACCATTATGAGCAGGTGATGGCGGCGCTTAAGGCAGGCAAACATGTCCTGTGCGAAAAGCCGATGACCACGGATACGAAAAAAGCGGCGGAGATGAATGCCGCGGCAGAGAAGGCTGGCAAAAAATTGATGATCGCGGAAAATTTCCGCGTAGCGCCCGCACACCTGAAAGCGAAGAAGCTGGTCGAAGCAGGCGAAATCGGCAATATCCAGACGTTCCGCGCGGTGTTCGGCCACAGGGGGCCGGAGTTTTGGTCGGCGGAGAAAAAGGATACCTGGTTCTTTAAAAAGGACCAGTGCTTTGTGGGCTGCACCGGGGATCTCGGCATCCACAAGATAGAGCTGCTGCGCTGGCTGCTTGGAAGCGAGGTCAAGCGCCTCGCGGCGCGTATCGCAACGCTGGAAAAAAAGGATGGGGATGGAAACCCGATCGGCGTGGAGGACAATGCCGTCACCCTGCTTGAATTTGATTCCGGGATTTTTGGGACGCTGGCGGCGAGCTGGACATACCAGGGCGACGAAGACCATTCCACTGTGCTCTATGGCTCGGAAGGGACGATGAAGATATATGACCATCCGCAGTTCCCGATCACGGTAACGCGCAGCGACGGGGAAAAGTCCTATTATGAAACGGGCAGGATACCGACCAACGACGCCCAGTTCAAGACGGGAATTATCGACGCGTTTGTGGATTGCGTGATAAACGATACGCCGCCGCTCGTTTCTGGCAGGGACGGTATGGAGGATTTGCGCGTGGTGGAAACGATCCTGCGCGCGGCGCAGTCCGGCCAATGGGAAGAAAACAAATAA